From Dermochelys coriacea isolate rDerCor1 chromosome 8, rDerCor1.pri.v4, whole genome shotgun sequence, the proteins below share one genomic window:
- the LOC119860305 gene encoding toll-like receptor 13, which yields MLFLQLFSVLIFYSQGQGVAPYSLKNCMVHGQWSKMIKVLCYHQNLPRVPSHLPWNVSSLDLSENQIASLRQSDFSKLSLLQVLNVSQNQIHLIEEGTFTHTSSLKILNLTSNQLRVLSSSMFDGLGNLTVLLLRGNNIDRIEASAFAHLMKLKVIDLSSNKLHSLNALDVVFKAKSLEELHIRENNITNFTTKDIVNVPMWLRELDASHNPISFIDVATDALYRLLSLDLSFSGTHNHITWIIQDPCFLKGLKRLYLGGIFMTLLDILAVVQKLNCSLLEEIHLNELNLTDSDNIIEKVCLWHRNVKTLNLQGNKFENIKGTVFENCTHLCHLDLTHSRFKVVPCISFQPLNSLQSLSLANNEFTAVPNATSNITSLKSLDLSFNQIRKIVPNDFANLKNLEHLNLTGNRITKISSDLFSDLHNLLELNFGMNLLLEISQPFSDSLGKLEKMELTGNKMSSIKKETFRNLTSLQFLSLLDNQISIIEPGAFEGLSHLQTLLLATNKITKQTFQKGIFQGVNSLVDLQLFENYISYETSGELDNPPFILLKSLKYLSLNSQRRNGLLNFPSNFLQGLESIVRIHAGNLPITYLDPATFSYTPMLEELDLSNNPISPFSPALFQPVPKLRELHLNKIGLQSLDFVLHVNFSKLVILRVSGNKLNVIELKHIRALSYLTFLDLRQNPFTCSCDNQMFLNWSLHDLKTQVIYFYQYTCAFPLASKGRKLWAFHTSFCTVDHEFILFVTNTTTIILLMIVCICFRWRWQGIYAYHLLLAYIHDKRHKRMRQHKKYDYDAFVSYNLHDQEWVINELLPTLEDKYHWRLCLHYRDFEPGKCILKNIVENIYASRKTICVITRHYLESEWCSKEIQVASFRLFDEHKDVLVLIFLEHIPSDSLSPYHRMRKLVKKKTYLMWPQEEKEIPLFWHKLNMSLKTSEGKEDEDPILSGIIPDGDQ from the coding sequence ATGTTGTTCCTGCAGCTTTTCTCTGTCTTGATTTTCTACAGCCAAGGCCAAGGAGTGGCTCCTTACTCACTGAAGAACTGTATGGTCCATGGACAGTGGAGCAAAATGATAAAGGTGCTGTGCTATCATCAGAACTTGCCTCGAGTCCCAAGTCATCTTCCCTGGAATGTAAGCAGCTTAGATCTGTCTGAGAATCAGATTGCAAGCCTGAGGCAGAGCGACTTCAGCAAACTGAGTCTGTTGCAAGTCTTGAATGTTTCTCAGAACCAAATTCATCTAATTGAAGAAGGCACTTTTACTCACACAAGCAGCCTAAAGATTTTGAACCTCACTTCAAACCAGCTGAGAGTTCTTTCCAGCTCTATGTTTGATGGACTCGGGAACCTTACAGTCTTGCTACTTAGGGGAAATAATATTGACAGGATTGAGGCATCTGCCTTTGCTCACCTGATGAAGTTAAAGGTAATTGATTTATCATCAAACAAGTTACATTCTCTGAATGCTTTGGACGTTGTGTTTAAGGCAAAATCTTTGGAAGAGCTGCACATAAGAGAGAACAATATAACAAATTTCACTACCAAAGATATTGTTAATGTGCCCATGTGGCTTCGTGAACTGGATGCATCCCATAACCCAATCTCTTTCATTGATGTTGCAACTGATGCTTTGTATAGACTTCTTTCACTGGATTTATCTTTCTCTGGCACCCATAACCACATTACATGGATTATACAAGACCCTTGTTTCCTGAAAGGGTTAAAGAGATTATATTTAGGAGGAATATTTATGACACTACTAGACATATTGGCTGTGGTCCAAAAACTGAATTGCTCTTTGCTAGAAGAGATCCACCTAAATGAGTTGAACTTGACTGATTCTGACAATATCATAGAAAAAGTATGCCTTTGGCACCGAAATGTTAAGACTCTTAACTTACAAGGCAATAAATTTGAAAACATTAAAGGAACTGTCTTTGAAAACTGCACTCATTTATGCCATTTGGATCTGACACACAGCAGGTTTAAAGTGGTGCCGTGTATATCTTTTCAGCCCCTGAATTCTTTACAGAGTCTTTCCTTGGCAAACAATGAGTTCACTGCAGTACCAAATGCAACTTCGAATATAACGTCTCTGAAAAGTCTGGATCTCAGCTTTAATCAAATTAGGAAAATTGTCCCAAATGACTTTGCCAATCTAAAGAACCTGGAGCACCTCAATCTAACCGGAAACAGAATCACTAAGATCAGCTCAGATTTGTTTTCGGATCTACACAATTTGTTGGAATTAAATTTCGGAATGAACCTCCTTTTGGAAATCTCACAACCTTTTTCAGATAGTTTAGGGAAGCTGGAAAAAATGGAATTAACAGGAAATAAGATGAGCTCCATCAAGAAAGAAACTTTTAGGAATCTGACTTCTCTGCAGTTTCTCAGCCTGCTGGACAACCAAATTAGCATAATAGAACCCGGAGCCTTTGAAGGTCTGAGCCACCTTCAGACACTGCTTCTTGCCACAAATAAGATCACCAAGCAAactttccagaaaggcatcttcCAGGGAGTAAACTCATTGGTTGACCTTCAGCTTTTTGAAAATTACATCTCCTATGAGACATCTGGAGAACTTGACAACCCTCCCTTCATTCTCCTGAAGTCCTTAAAATACCTCTCTCTGAACAGCCAACGTCGGAATGGGCTTCTGAATTTCCCATCTAACTTCTTGCAAGGGTTGGAATCAATAGTGAGAATCCATGCTGGCAACTTGCCGATCACTTATTTGGATCCAGCCACCTTTAGTTACACCCCTATGCTTGAAGAACTAGATTTGAGCAATAATCCTATCAGTCCCTTTAGCCCAGCTCTGTTCCAGCCTGTACCGAAGCTGAGAGAGCTACATCTCAATAAAATAGGGCTACAGTCCCTTGATTTTGTTCTCCACGTAAACTTTTCTAAGCTGGTCATACTCAGGGTGTCTGGAAACAAACTAAATGTAATTGAACTTAAGCACATAAGGGCTTTATCTTACCTTACTTTTTTGGATCTTAGACAAAATCCTTTCACTTGTTCTTGCGATAACCAAATGTTCCTCAATTGGTCTCTTCATGACTTAAAAACTCAGGTGATCTATTTCTACCAGTACACCTGTGCTTTCCCACTTGCCAGTAAGGGAAGGAAACTGTGGGCCTTCCACACCTCCTTCTGCACAGTCGACCATGAGTTTATTCTGTTTGTTACGAATACAACCACAATTATTTTACTGATGATAGTCTGCATCTGTTTTCGCTGGAGGTGGCAGGGGATTTATGCTTACCACCTGCTACTTGCCTATATTCATGACAAGAGGCACAAAAGGATGAGGCAACATAAAAAATACGACTATGACGCGTTTGTCTCCTACAACCTGCATGACCAGGAGTGGGTGATCAATGAGCTCCTTCCCACACTGGAAGACAAATACCACTggaggctatgtctgcactaccgTGACTTTGAACCAGGGAAGTGCATCCTGAAGAACATTGTGGAAAACATCTATGCCAGCAGGAAGACCATTTGTGTCATAACCCGCCACTACCTGGAAAGTGAGTGGTGCTCTAAGGAGATCCAGGTGGCCAGCTTTCGCCTCTTTGATGAACACAAGGATGTCCTGGTCCTAATTTTCCTGGAACACATCCCCAGTGATAGTCTATCACCCTACCACAGAATGAGAAAGCTGGTGAAGAAGAAAACATACCTCATGTGGccccaggaggagaaggagattcCGTTGTTTTGGCATAAACTCAACATGTCCTTGAAGACAAGTGAGGGGAAAGAGGATGAAGATCCTATTTTGTCTGGGATCATTCCAGATGGAGATCAGTAA